The DNA window AGAGGAGCGATCAGGTTCAGGTGCTGTAAATCttaacacaaaaaaatgaaagaactgACGGAAGAAAAGAGGTTCTAGctacacgccgccgccgccgtcctgaacacgcacacagaaacgaCTCTTTGTCTGGTTTCACCTGTTGACTCCGAAGACTCACAAAAACACCGAGCGGAGCCGGGTTTTGTGTCCCGGTTTACATGTGCACGAGGGCATTGTGGGTATTCAACCCGTGGACATTTTGGGGGTGGTGGGTGGGCACACTCAGAAAGTCCGAGCTAGCAGTTTTAGCGGTGTCACGTGGTCGTCGGTCGGCTGTAAAGTCTGATGCTTTTGTTGAGAGATTAACAGAGAACACAGAGTAGAGCGAGAGTCCACCCTGCTAGAGACCGCCCCAGTCCCGCTCCCAGAACCACCGGTCCAAAACCAGGCCCCAGGATGACGCCGCTCCGCCGTCCCAGTCCCTGATCCAAAACCTCCATTAAacaagacagagacagagaagagagagagaagagagagcgaGCACCACTTCAGTAACTCTTCCAGCCCCCCTCCAATGAAACCACACCTgctcaccagcagcaccatccACCAACACAGTAAGTTCACCACCGCCGCGCATGGGGGAGGGGTTAACTCACAAATGGTTAGGAACAGCACCTCCGAGGGTGACGTGTGGGGGTGAAGAGACCGAACGAATTCACAGAGCACCGCTGCGCTGTGACCTCATCACCTCTCACACTCGCGGAGGGCGGAGTCTTTGGAGAGctcctcttcgtcgtcgtcctcctcctcctcctcctcctcgcagtGGCTGGGCTCCTCGATGGAGGTCTCCAGGCGGTAGCAGTACGGCTGACCTTCCGTGTACTCGTAGATGGTCGGCAGGCTGCTCTTCAGGCTGCAGCGGCGCCGCAGGGCGACCAGCAGCGGCTGCGGCATGGTGAATATGTCGAGGTTGTTGCCCAGGTCGATCCACGCCAGGCTGGAGAACATCTTGGGGTCTTTGAGCATCTCGGTCAGGTCTTTGAGGATGGCGAGCGTCAGGCGGTTGCCATTGAGGGCGAGCGTGCCCAGTTTGGGCATTGCGGCGAGCAGCGGCAGGAGAAGCCGCAGGTTGTCGTCGTGGAGCTCGGTGAAGCTGACGTCCACCGAGACCACCCTGTCCCCGTGGGTCTGCAGGTAGAACGCTACCTGGCGGATGTCGCGGGCGGACAGCGGAATGCCGGAGAGGTCGAGCGAGTCGCTGGAGAGTTTCTTCTGGAGGGTCGTCTTCAAGCTGCGGAGGAAACAATCAGAAATAAGCGAAGCTGACAGAAGCCCGGCGCCCCCGCCGGTGCCGCCAAGCCAGCGCCGGTCtgtgttgtgtttcctgtgttgtgACAGGAGAGGTGAGCGCGGCGAGGCGAGCCGCTCCGGGCGGAAAGACGGGGATTTTCCCGTGTAAACACAAGAGCTGAAACGTGTGAACGAGGCAGCGAAAGGTGGCGTCGACTTCTACTCGGGAGTTTGGCACAGAGATCGCTGTTGGAGATCAATCAGCTTCAATGAGGAAatttgaccttgacctttgacatgtGCCAGGTCTTTATGACACAGGAAGGTCATCACCTGACTTTATCAAGCGCGTTACCGCCTTCAACGTTTCAAAACTATCGTTCAGCCTTGAAACGTTTTAAACATTTCAAAAAGTTTCAATTGTTTTTATCATGTTCGTCCACGTGTTTCACAACAACACATTTCAACGTTCTTTTGACCTTCAACACTGGTTTTGGATCCAGTTCATGATTTCTGTCTCATTATATAAAAGaatgctgccctctgctgggacCAGTTGCCCCTGTGGCAgttctgatggagcaggtgTTTAATAACATTGTTGTCACAGCCAATTAACATCTATTAACATTAGGCTAACATTAGCTGCGATCACATGTTGTGTAGCTGTAGCCTGTTAGCTGTGATCACATGTTATGTAGCTCTGGTTGATGTCAGCTGTGATCACCTGTTGTGTAGCTCTGGTTGATGTTAGCTGTGATCACATGTTATATAGCTCTGGTTGATGTTAGCTGTGATCACATGTTATATAGCTCTGGTTGATGTTAGCTGCGATCACATGTTGTGTAGCTCTGGTTGATGTTAGCTGTGATCACATGTTATATAGCTCTGGTTGATGTTAGCTGCGATCACATGTTGTGTAGCTGTAGCCTGTTAGCTGTGATCACATGTTATGTAGCTCTGGTTGATGTCAGCTGTGATCACATGTTGTGTAGCTGTAGCCTGTTAGCTGTGATCACATGTTATGTAGCTCTGGTTGATGTCAGCTGTGATCACATGTTGTGTAGCTGTAGCCTGTTAGCTGTGATCACATGTTATGTAGCTCTGTTGTGTAATCCCTGTCTGACAGACGGTCAAGCTGTCGGATCGGCTGCATTAAGATTCTGTTTGGCCGCTGGTTCGGGCTCCTGCTGCCGCCTCAGCGGGAGTCAGACTGTCTCTCTGAGACGCTGTGACTcagtgaaaacagaaaatgagcCTTCAGCCAGGAACTCAGATGCTATCGGGCTTGTTTCAGTTCAGTCTCCTGACTGACGGTTTTGCTGTAAAAGAACCTTT is part of the Takifugu rubripes chromosome 21, fTakRub1.2, whole genome shotgun sequence genome and encodes:
- the lrrc75ba gene encoding leucine-rich repeat-containing protein 75B encodes the protein MGSRLSRQNSLDQHTFSQKRRRLDGTAACGRGGGGGDFLFALMLKSDKLPGMLRRTNHSPYVRRVAWIKEIQKLLRDRRIEQATDVLRLLRKDLGLEGTSLNDILYKNAAFLNLVDPISHELLLSLAREMQCPKKDTDTIKSSDKICRQLIYHLTPHSRWLRQSMSRRKSQACLKTTLQKKLSSDSLDLSGIPLSARDIRQVAFYLQTHGDRVVSVDVSFTELHDDNLRLLLPLLAAMPKLGTLALNGNRLTLAILKDLTEMLKDPKMFSSLAWIDLGNNLDIFTMPQPLLVALRRRCSLKSSLPTIYEYTEGQPYCYRLETSIEEPSHCEEEEEEEDDDEEELSKDSALRECER